Proteins found in one Amycolatopsis umgeniensis genomic segment:
- a CDS encoding patatin-like phospholipase family protein, whose translation MEPSTARKGVGLALSGGGYRAMLFHTGALWRLNELGWLSKISTFSSVSGGSIAAGVLAHAWSDLKFENGAADNFHDEVVAPVRNLARTRLDIPVTLRAMAIPWRSAGQELARVYAKHLFGDCCLRDLDPAGPQFVFTATNLQDGALWWFFRQDGPHGNIPLATAVAASSAFPPMLSPVVIHDPLSTQAGKKIVLSDAGVYDNLGLDPVEGQCATVLVSDAGKRMKVKQKVPRDWGRQLLRVLDVIDNQVRELRRGALLKSYVEKDFAGSYWGTYVDLENFELDDALQAPVRLTHKLAETPTRLTKLPEMLQERLINWGYAACDAGMRKWVEPDAAAPAGFPFPAAGVG comes from the coding sequence ATGGAGCCTTCAACAGCCCGTAAGGGTGTCGGTCTCGCCTTGTCCGGTGGCGGTTACCGCGCGATGTTGTTCCACACCGGAGCCCTGTGGCGGCTCAACGAACTCGGCTGGCTGTCGAAGATCTCGACGTTCTCCAGCGTTTCGGGCGGCTCGATCGCGGCGGGGGTGCTCGCGCACGCGTGGTCGGATCTGAAATTCGAGAACGGCGCCGCGGACAACTTCCACGACGAGGTCGTCGCGCCGGTCCGGAACCTGGCGCGCACCCGGCTCGACATCCCGGTCACCTTGCGCGCCATGGCCATTCCGTGGCGCAGCGCCGGTCAGGAGCTGGCGCGGGTGTACGCGAAACACCTGTTCGGCGACTGCTGCCTGAGGGATCTGGACCCGGCGGGTCCGCAGTTCGTCTTCACCGCGACGAACCTCCAGGACGGCGCGCTGTGGTGGTTCTTCCGGCAGGACGGACCGCACGGGAACATCCCGCTCGCGACGGCGGTGGCCGCGTCCTCGGCGTTCCCGCCGATGCTCTCGCCGGTGGTCATCCACGATCCGCTTTCGACCCAAGCGGGCAAGAAGATCGTGCTGAGCGACGCCGGCGTCTACGACAACCTCGGCCTGGACCCCGTCGAAGGGCAGTGCGCGACGGTGCTGGTCAGCGACGCGGGCAAGCGGATGAAGGTCAAGCAGAAGGTCCCGCGTGACTGGGGACGGCAGCTGCTGCGCGTCCTCGACGTGATCGACAACCAGGTCCGCGAGCTGCGGCGCGGCGCGCTGCTGAAGTCCTATGTGGAGAAGGATTTCGCGGGCTCCTATTGGGGGACCTATGTCGATCTGGAGAACTTCGAGCTGGACGACGCGCTGCAAGCGCCGGTCCGCCTCACGCACAAACTGGCGGAAACCCCGACGCGGCTGACGAAACTGCCGGAAATGCTGCAGGAGCGGCTGATCAACTGGGGTTACGCGGCTTGCGACGCCGGGATGCGGAAGTGGGTCGAGCCCGACGCGGCCGCACCCGCCGGATTCCCG
- a CDS encoding FadR/GntR family transcriptional regulator, whose amino-acid sequence MEFEPVAPVRAYQRVVEQIEEAVFSGRIKPGDRLPSERELMVQFDVGRSTVREALRVLQAAEMIRSRPGDPRGPEVLAASPAALHRSMHRLARADHLGLSELLQFRMILDGSAHLLAAQLRTEDHLTELDAALEAMRAGVAKGFAEFSHADVAFHEAIARATGNPLLVISGEVVRGVVLELIEDKLEHADDRTALMLKWLAHHEEVLGAIRDSDGERASRLAKQALYDNYAEYVPEEQRRLLEPLLS is encoded by the coding sequence ATGGAATTCGAGCCGGTCGCCCCTGTCCGCGCGTACCAGCGCGTCGTCGAACAGATCGAGGAAGCCGTGTTCAGCGGCCGGATCAAACCCGGCGACCGGCTGCCGAGCGAACGTGAGCTGATGGTCCAGTTCGACGTCGGCCGCTCGACAGTGCGCGAGGCGCTGCGTGTCCTGCAGGCGGCGGAAATGATCCGCTCGCGGCCGGGCGATCCCCGCGGACCCGAGGTTCTCGCCGCCTCCCCCGCCGCACTGCACCGGTCCATGCACCGGCTCGCGCGGGCCGACCACCTCGGACTGTCCGAACTCCTGCAGTTCCGCATGATCCTCGACGGTTCCGCACATCTGCTCGCCGCGCAGCTCAGGACCGAGGACCATCTCACCGAGTTGGACGCGGCGCTGGAGGCGATGCGCGCGGGCGTCGCCAAGGGATTCGCCGAATTCAGCCACGCGGACGTCGCGTTCCACGAAGCCATCGCCCGCGCGACGGGGAATCCGCTGCTGGTGATCAGCGGCGAGGTCGTCCGCGGGGTGGTGCTCGAACTCATCGAGGACAAACTGGAGCACGCCGACGACCGGACCGCGTTGATGCTCAAGTGGCTGGCGCATCACGAAGAAGTGCTGGGAGCGATCCGGGACTCGGACGGCGAGCGCGCGTCTCGGCTGGCGAAGCAGGCGCTCTACGACAACTACGCCGAGTACGTCCCCGAGGAGCAGCGTCGTCTCTTAGAGCCACTGCTGTCGTAA
- a CDS encoding ABC transporter substrate-binding protein, producing the protein MKARIHAAALVVLLVTSGCSAGSSATVAQGPGTLAVGFTAEPANFDFTRTDGAAIPQALLYNVYEGLVKLDADGKIVPLLAESWTVSEDRKTYDFKLREDAKFSNGAPFTAEDVKFSLMRVKTDWTVSIKSTMDVVERVDVVAPDHARVLLTKPSNGWLFSLTSRLGAMFSTGGVADLANKPIGTGPYTVSSRRRGDSIVLEHNPAYWGKKPAYSTVVLKYIKDPTALNNALLSNGIDVISAITVPDSIPQFQSDDRFTVVEGTTNSEVTLAFNNARPPMDDVRVRRALSYAIDRKALLDTAWAGRGTLIGSMVPPTDPWYEDLSNAYPFDPAKAKALLAEAGQVKSPLRLRIPNLPYAVSAAQVVASQLADVGVTVTIEPLDFPAVWLKQVFTDHDYDLSIIQHVEARDIVTFGRPKYYWGYDGKPVQQELAKADAGTPQEQVDAMRQVARRLSEDAAADWLFLFPNVIVAKDEVTGFVRNQVSESFDLTGLAPR; encoded by the coding sequence ATGAAAGCCCGGATCCATGCGGCGGCGCTCGTGGTGCTGCTGGTGACGTCCGGCTGCTCCGCCGGTTCGAGTGCCACGGTCGCTCAAGGCCCCGGCACCCTCGCGGTCGGTTTCACCGCCGAACCCGCGAACTTCGATTTCACCCGCACCGACGGCGCCGCCATCCCGCAGGCCTTGCTCTACAACGTCTACGAGGGCCTGGTGAAACTCGACGCGGACGGGAAGATCGTGCCGCTGCTGGCCGAATCGTGGACCGTCTCGGAAGACCGCAAGACCTACGACTTCAAGCTCCGCGAGGACGCGAAGTTCAGCAACGGCGCGCCGTTCACCGCCGAGGACGTCAAGTTCTCCCTGATGCGCGTGAAAACCGATTGGACCGTGTCGATCAAGTCCACAATGGACGTTGTCGAACGAGTCGACGTCGTCGCGCCGGACCACGCGCGGGTCTTGCTCACGAAACCCAGCAACGGCTGGCTGTTCAGCCTCACCAGCAGGCTCGGCGCGATGTTCAGCACTGGCGGCGTCGCGGATCTCGCGAACAAGCCGATCGGCACAGGGCCGTACACGGTGTCCTCGCGCAGGCGCGGCGATTCCATCGTGCTCGAGCACAATCCCGCCTACTGGGGCAAGAAACCGGCGTACTCCACGGTGGTCCTCAAGTACATCAAGGATCCGACGGCGCTCAACAACGCCTTGCTCAGCAACGGCATCGACGTCATCTCCGCGATCACCGTGCCGGATTCGATCCCGCAGTTCCAGAGCGACGACCGGTTCACCGTGGTCGAGGGTACGACGAACAGCGAGGTCACACTCGCGTTCAACAACGCCCGTCCGCCGATGGACGACGTGCGCGTGCGGCGCGCGCTGTCCTACGCCATCGACCGGAAGGCCTTGCTGGACACGGCTTGGGCCGGTCGCGGCACGCTCATCGGCAGTATGGTCCCGCCGACGGATCCCTGGTACGAAGACCTGTCGAACGCGTACCCGTTCGACCCCGCGAAGGCGAAAGCACTGCTCGCCGAAGCAGGCCAGGTGAAATCCCCGCTGCGCTTGAGGATTCCCAACCTGCCGTACGCCGTCTCGGCCGCGCAGGTGGTGGCTTCGCAGCTGGCGGACGTCGGGGTCACGGTGACGATCGAGCCGCTGGACTTCCCCGCGGTGTGGCTCAAGCAGGTCTTCACCGACCACGACTACGACCTCTCGATCATCCAGCACGTCGAGGCGCGCGACATCGTTACCTTCGGCAGGCCGAAGTACTACTGGGGTTACGACGGCAAGCCCGTCCAGCAGGAGCTGGCGAAGGCCGACGCCGGAACGCCGCAGGAGCAGGTCGACGCGATGCGGCAGGTCGCGCGGCGGTTGTCCGAAGACGCCGCCGCCGATTGGCTCTTCCTGTTCCCCAACGTGATCGTGGCGAAGGACGAGGTGACCGGGTTCGTGCGCAACCAGGTCAGCGAGTCCTTCGACCTCACGGGATTGGCGCCGCGATGA
- a CDS encoding ABC transporter permease, which produces MTLKIVRRVAILVASVLVASIVVFLFMAVLPGDPAQVALGVNATPELVAKTRAEFGIDRPLATQYFDWIGGVLQGDFGRSYVTREEIGPALTDRLGVTLWLVGAGMLVALLIAVPAGTFAAVRHRKADGSAVSGLSQIGVAIPAFLAGIILVQIFAVQLRWLPSGGWTPPVRDPGEFLRGLVLPALSLGLVQGAVLTRYVRSAVLDTLGQDYLRTARSKGLRPFQALFRHGLRNAAVPVVTVLGLQLATLLIGAVVVERVFVLPGLGSMLLDSVASRDLLSVQGIVLVLVVGVLLVNFVVDVLYTVLDPRLRGT; this is translated from the coding sequence ATGACGCTCAAGATCGTGCGCCGCGTGGCGATCCTGGTGGCCAGTGTGCTGGTCGCGTCCATCGTGGTGTTCCTGTTCATGGCCGTCCTGCCGGGTGATCCGGCGCAGGTCGCGCTCGGCGTCAACGCGACCCCGGAACTGGTCGCGAAGACCCGCGCCGAGTTCGGCATCGACCGGCCTTTGGCGACGCAGTACTTCGACTGGATCGGCGGTGTCCTGCAAGGCGACTTCGGCCGCTCCTACGTCACCCGCGAGGAGATCGGGCCCGCGCTGACCGACCGGCTCGGCGTCACGTTGTGGCTGGTCGGGGCCGGGATGCTGGTGGCGCTGCTGATCGCCGTCCCGGCGGGGACGTTCGCCGCGGTGCGGCACCGGAAGGCCGACGGCTCCGCGGTTTCCGGTCTCTCGCAGATCGGTGTCGCGATCCCCGCCTTCCTCGCGGGCATCATCCTCGTGCAGATTTTCGCGGTGCAGTTGCGCTGGCTGCCCTCCGGTGGCTGGACACCGCCGGTGCGGGATCCCGGCGAATTCCTCCGCGGTCTCGTCCTGCCGGCCCTGTCACTGGGACTCGTGCAGGGCGCGGTGCTCACGCGATATGTGCGGTCCGCCGTGCTCGACACGCTGGGACAGGATTACCTGCGCACCGCTCGCTCCAAGGGTCTCCGGCCGTTCCAGGCGTTGTTCCGTCACGGGCTGCGCAACGCCGCCGTGCCGGTGGTGACGGTGCTCGGCCTGCAACTGGCGACGCTGCTGATCGGCGCGGTCGTCGTCGAGCGCGTGTTCGTCCTCCCCGGTCTCGGCAGCATGCTGCTCGACTCGGTGGCGTCGCGGGATCTGTTGTCCGTGCAGGGGATCGTGCTGGTCTTGGTGGTCGGCGTGCTGCTGGTGAACTTCGTGGTCGACGTCCTCTACACGGTGCTCGACCCGAGATTGCGGGGTACCTGA
- a CDS encoding ABC transporter permease, giving the protein MRDRTLVIGGVLVAVIVVAAVLSFVWTPFDPVRVDAPNRLHDFSGSNLLGTDSFGRDVLSQLMVGARTTLYVGVVAVGIAALIGTPLGILAGMSSRWLGEFVMRVNDLVLAFPALLLAIMFGAVFGADTFTAMVAIGIATIPSFARIARSGTLQVMSSEFVLAARSAGRSRPNIAARHVLPNISGLLIVQASVSFAIAVLAEAALSFLGFGTRPPTPSWGRMLQESQVFLTLHPRLALVPGVAIAIAVLGFNLLGDGLRDRLDPRLAARP; this is encoded by the coding sequence ATGCGCGATCGCACTCTCGTCATCGGCGGCGTCCTGGTCGCGGTGATCGTCGTCGCCGCGGTGCTCTCGTTCGTGTGGACGCCGTTCGACCCGGTCCGCGTCGACGCGCCGAACCGCCTGCACGACTTCAGCGGCTCGAACCTGCTGGGCACGGACAGTTTCGGCCGCGACGTACTCAGCCAGCTCATGGTCGGCGCCCGGACCACGCTGTACGTCGGCGTGGTCGCGGTCGGGATCGCCGCGCTGATCGGGACGCCGCTGGGCATTCTCGCCGGGATGTCGTCGCGGTGGCTCGGCGAGTTCGTCATGCGCGTCAACGATCTCGTGCTCGCGTTCCCCGCGTTGCTGCTGGCGATCATGTTCGGCGCGGTGTTCGGGGCGGACACGTTCACGGCCATGGTGGCGATCGGTATCGCGACCATCCCGTCGTTCGCGCGGATCGCGCGTTCCGGGACGCTGCAGGTGATGAGCAGCGAGTTCGTGCTGGCCGCGCGGTCGGCCGGTCGCTCGCGGCCGAACATCGCGGCGCGGCATGTGCTGCCGAACATCTCCGGGCTGCTGATCGTGCAGGCGTCGGTGTCGTTCGCGATCGCCGTGCTCGCGGAAGCGGCGTTGTCGTTCCTCGGGTTCGGCACGCGGCCGCCGACACCGTCGTGGGGCCGGATGCTGCAGGAATCCCAGGTGTTCCTGACCCTGCACCCGCGGCTCGCGCTCGTGCCCGGCGTCGCGATCGCCATCGCCGTCCTCGGGTTCAACCTGCTCGGTGACGGCTTACGCGATCGTCTCGACCCGCGATTGGCGGCGCGGCCATGA
- a CDS encoding ABC transporter ATP-binding protein, with protein sequence MTLEVQGLGIGDLVRGVSFGIARGERVGLIGESGSGKSLTALSIMGLLPEELAGSGSVKLDGRELLGAPERELSRLRGNDLSMVFQEPMTALNPAMRVGAQVAEPMRIHRNGGKSRAAAEELLDSVGLSGTFRAYPHQLSGGQRQRVVLAIALANDPKLLICDEPTTALDVTVQAQILEMILDGVRERESALLFITHDLAVVASVCERVLVMLDGEIVEAGTTREVLTAPKHEYTKKLLAASDLEASR encoded by the coding sequence ATGACCCTCGAAGTCCAGGGCCTCGGGATCGGCGACCTGGTCCGCGGCGTCTCGTTCGGCATCGCCCGCGGTGAGCGCGTCGGGCTGATCGGCGAGTCCGGTTCCGGGAAGTCGCTGACGGCGTTGTCGATCATGGGACTGCTGCCCGAAGAGCTCGCCGGGTCCGGCTCGGTGAAGCTCGACGGCCGCGAGTTGCTCGGCGCGCCGGAACGAGAGCTGTCGCGGCTGCGCGGCAACGACCTGTCGATGGTGTTCCAGGAACCCATGACCGCGCTGAACCCGGCGATGCGCGTCGGCGCGCAGGTGGCCGAGCCGATGCGGATCCACCGCAACGGCGGGAAGAGCCGTGCGGCGGCCGAGGAATTGCTGGATTCCGTGGGGTTGTCAGGCACTTTCCGCGCGTATCCACACCAGCTGTCGGGCGGGCAGCGGCAACGCGTCGTCCTCGCGATCGCGCTCGCCAATGATCCGAAGCTGCTGATCTGCGACGAGCCCACGACCGCGCTGGACGTCACCGTGCAGGCGCAGATCCTCGAGATGATCCTCGACGGCGTCCGGGAACGGGAGAGCGCGCTGCTGTTCATCACGCACGACCTCGCCGTCGTGGCGTCGGTGTGCGAGCGGGTGCTGGTGATGCTGGACGGCGAGATCGTCGAGGCAGGCACCACACGCGAAGTCCTCACCGCGCCGAAGCACGAGTACACGAAGAAGCTTTTGGCCGCTTCGGATCTGGAGGCGAGCCGATGA
- a CDS encoding ABC transporter ATP-binding protein: MMISVRDLERRYTRRDVHALRGVSFDVEAGQRFGIVGESGSGKSTLVRLLAALDKPTAGSVSFQGKRVDTLPERKLGFLRSELQIVFQDPMGSLDPRMRVRDIISEPLGRRNPARVSELLQAVGLPEDAAGRYPHQFSGGQRQRISIARALAPNPSVLIADEPVSALDVSVRKQILDLLASLVELYSLTLIFVSHDLGVVRHVCDRVAVMRRGEIVELGDVGQVYDAPEHEYTRELLAAAPNLRAELAKLRGGEDG, encoded by the coding sequence ATGATGATCTCCGTGCGGGACCTGGAACGTCGCTACACACGCCGCGATGTCCACGCTCTGCGTGGTGTCTCTTTCGACGTCGAGGCTGGTCAGCGCTTCGGGATCGTCGGCGAGTCGGGTTCGGGGAAGTCCACTTTGGTCAGATTGCTGGCCGCGTTGGACAAGCCGACGGCGGGCAGCGTCTCGTTCCAGGGCAAACGCGTCGACACGCTGCCCGAACGGAAACTCGGGTTCCTGCGGTCGGAACTGCAGATCGTCTTCCAGGATCCGATGGGCTCGCTGGATCCGCGCATGCGGGTGCGCGACATCATTTCCGAGCCGCTGGGCCGCCGGAATCCCGCGCGGGTTTCGGAATTGCTGCAAGCGGTCGGCCTGCCCGAAGACGCCGCCGGCCGGTACCCGCACCAGTTCTCCGGAGGGCAGCGGCAGCGCATCTCGATCGCGCGGGCGCTCGCGCCGAATCCGAGCGTCCTCATCGCGGACGAGCCGGTGAGCGCGCTCGACGTCTCGGTGCGGAAGCAGATCCTCGACCTGCTCGCGTCGCTGGTCGAGCTCTATTCGCTGACGCTGATCTTCGTCTCGCACGATCTCGGCGTGGTGCGGCACGTCTGCGACCGGGTCGCGGTGATGCGGCGCGGGGAGATCGTCGAGCTGGGCGACGTCGGCCAGGTCTACGACGCGCCGGAGCACGAATACACCAGGGAGCTGCTGGCGGCCGCGCCGAATCTGCGCGCCGAGCTGGCGAAGTTGCGGGGAGGCGAGGATGGCTGA
- a CDS encoding aldehyde dehydrogenase family protein, whose product MAEYPEGLPIGDGWVPTAAEPVVFPYDGSEIGRAPVGTPELATRAIDEAVAVFKQVAALPSRTRRTLLNDVAAALGARRSEFEQLLVLETGKPLVDCRVEVARTIVTWQAAAEEVSRLHGETVPLDLLPSGDGLVGFWKRKPIGVVVGIAGFNYPLLLASHKIAPAIAAGCPVVVKPAPQTPLATLWLVHLVRSLTDVPAMVQLVTGDAAVGSALVTDRRVGAVSFTGSALVGHRIARDAAPTKTLLELGSNAALVVAEDADLDAAADAVLRGGFYASGQACISVQRVLVVDAVAEEFTERVLARLGEVVTGDPRDEKTRVSALIDPGSTKRVQEWVDKATAAGARLAGGGVDGTVVRPAVLLDVPDGLECWDEEIFGPVVCIRRVAGVDDAFDAVNASRYGLHASVFSTSLKTAFRALDELDVGGVVVNEVPGFRSDTMPYGGVKDSGIGREGPRFAVEELTVTRMAVLRP is encoded by the coding sequence ATGGCTGAGTATCCGGAGGGCCTGCCGATCGGCGACGGCTGGGTGCCGACCGCGGCCGAGCCGGTGGTGTTCCCGTACGACGGGAGCGAGATCGGCCGTGCGCCGGTCGGGACGCCGGAGCTGGCCACGCGCGCGATCGACGAGGCCGTCGCGGTGTTCAAGCAGGTCGCGGCCCTGCCGTCGCGAACCCGGCGCACGCTTCTGAACGACGTCGCCGCAGCTTTGGGAGCGCGGCGCTCCGAGTTCGAGCAGCTTCTCGTCCTGGAAACGGGCAAGCCGCTGGTCGACTGCCGGGTCGAGGTCGCCCGCACGATCGTCACCTGGCAAGCCGCCGCCGAGGAGGTCTCGCGGCTGCACGGCGAGACCGTGCCACTCGACCTGCTGCCGTCCGGTGACGGGCTGGTCGGGTTCTGGAAACGCAAGCCGATCGGTGTCGTGGTCGGGATCGCCGGGTTCAACTATCCGCTGCTGCTGGCGTCGCACAAGATCGCGCCCGCCATCGCGGCGGGCTGTCCGGTGGTGGTGAAACCCGCGCCGCAGACGCCGCTCGCGACGTTGTGGCTCGTGCATCTCGTCCGCTCGCTGACCGACGTGCCCGCGATGGTCCAGCTGGTCACCGGGGACGCGGCCGTCGGCTCGGCGCTGGTCACGGACCGGCGCGTCGGCGCGGTGTCGTTCACCGGGTCCGCGCTGGTCGGGCATCGGATCGCGCGCGACGCCGCGCCCACGAAGACGTTGCTGGAGCTGGGTTCCAACGCCGCGCTGGTGGTCGCGGAGGACGCCGACCTCGACGCCGCCGCGGACGCCGTGCTGCGCGGCGGGTTCTACGCGTCCGGGCAGGCGTGCATCTCGGTGCAGCGAGTGCTGGTCGTCGACGCGGTGGCCGAGGAATTCACCGAACGCGTGCTGGCCCGGCTCGGCGAGGTCGTCACCGGCGATCCCCGTGACGAGAAGACGCGGGTCTCGGCGCTGATCGACCCAGGGTCGACCAAGCGCGTTCAGGAATGGGTCGACAAAGCGACCGCGGCCGGCGCGCGGCTGGCCGGCGGCGGTGTCGACGGCACCGTGGTGCGGCCGGCGGTGCTGCTCGACGTGCCCGACGGCCTCGAATGCTGGGACGAGGAGATCTTCGGCCCGGTCGTCTGTATTCGACGTGTGGCAGGAGTGGACGATGCGTTCGACGCGGTCAACGCGTCGCGGTACGGCCTGCACGCTTCCGTGTTCAGCACGTCCTTGAAGACCGCGTTCCGCGCGCTCGACGAGCTCGACGTCGGTGGCGTGGTGGTCAACGAGGTGCCCGGCTTCCGGTCCGACACCATGCCGTACGGCGGCGTGAAGGACTCCGGGATCGGGCGGGAAGGGCCGCGGTTCGCGGTCGAAGAACTGACCGTGACGAGGATGGCGGTGCTGCGACCTTGA
- a CDS encoding SDR family NAD(P)-dependent oxidoreductase, with protein MSYDNLFRLDGRRAVVLGGGSGIGREAAKALAAHGAEVIVADRDVAAAEETGVGEPYEIDLLASDAAAKAAAELGEIDIVVLTAATNVRKRLLDYSREEFDRVIALNLGATFEVVRAFGAGMVERGRGSIIGFSSIRGTTVEPGQGPYAATKAGLVQLFRTAAAEFGPAGVRVNAIAPGVVETPLTAQIKANPDWYDAYATKGALGRWARPDELAGAVVYLASDASSFVTGSVLAVDGGWTAVDGRFEPPAT; from the coding sequence TTGAGTTACGACAACCTGTTCCGGCTCGACGGACGGCGGGCCGTGGTGCTGGGCGGCGGCAGCGGGATCGGTCGCGAAGCCGCGAAGGCGCTGGCCGCACACGGTGCCGAAGTGATCGTGGCGGACCGCGATGTCGCCGCGGCCGAGGAAACCGGCGTGGGGGAGCCGTACGAGATCGACCTGCTCGCATCCGATGCCGCTGCGAAGGCGGCCGCCGAACTCGGCGAGATCGACATCGTCGTGCTGACCGCCGCGACCAACGTGCGCAAACGGCTGCTCGACTACTCGCGCGAAGAATTCGACAGGGTGATCGCGCTGAACCTCGGCGCGACGTTCGAGGTCGTCCGCGCTTTCGGCGCGGGAATGGTCGAACGCGGGCGGGGCAGCATCATCGGGTTCTCCTCGATCCGCGGCACCACCGTCGAGCCGGGGCAGGGCCCGTACGCGGCGACGAAAGCCGGTCTCGTGCAGCTTTTCCGCACGGCCGCGGCGGAATTCGGCCCGGCGGGGGTGCGGGTGAACGCGATCGCGCCCGGCGTCGTCGAGACCCCGCTCACCGCGCAGATCAAAGCGAATCCGGACTGGTACGACGCCTACGCGACCAAGGGCGCGCTCGGCCGCTGGGCGCGTCCGGACGAACTCGCGGGCGCCGTCGTCTACCTGGCCTCGGACGCGTCGTCGTTCGTGACCGGCTCCGTGCTGGCGGTGGACGGCGGCTGGACCGCGGTCGACGGCCGCTTCGAACCGCCCGCGACGTGA
- a CDS encoding amidase: MPELPDLTAVELVAEYRAKTLSPVEVTEAVLARVEAREPELHALYAYDPSGAREDAKASESRWHAGEPLGPIDGVPLTLKENIATRGTPVPLGTAATSLTPASDDAPVAARVRESGGVLLGKTTMPDYGMLTSGLSSFHTASRNPWDTTRTPGGSSAGAGSAAAAGYGPLHVGTDIGGSIRLPAGWCGLVGLKPSFGRVPVDPPFLGRVAGPMTRTVADTALLMSVLSGVDGRDHLSLPPSSLDWMALSAEVKGLRIGLHLDPGVGLPVSPETISAVTEAARLFEAAGAVVEPVSPFLRREMLDGLDTFWRVRAWSDMSALPGERRAKVLPYIADWAAGGADVSGVEAYRGFAQIDAIAVATLRETERFDVVLSPTCPVPAPPAEWPSPTNDPRRPFEHIAFTVPYNMSGQPSVSINCGHTSDDQPIGLQISGRRFADLDVLRAAAAYETLRPTPRPWP, translated from the coding sequence GTGCCGGAGTTGCCCGATCTGACCGCCGTCGAACTGGTCGCCGAGTATCGCGCGAAGACACTGTCGCCGGTCGAGGTCACCGAAGCTGTCCTCGCCCGTGTCGAGGCGCGTGAACCCGAGTTGCATGCGCTCTACGCGTACGACCCGAGCGGCGCGCGCGAAGACGCGAAGGCGTCCGAAAGCCGCTGGCACGCCGGCGAACCGCTCGGCCCAATCGACGGCGTTCCCTTGACGCTCAAGGAGAACATCGCGACCCGCGGCACGCCGGTCCCGCTCGGCACGGCCGCCACCTCGCTGACACCCGCGTCCGATGACGCACCGGTGGCCGCTCGCGTGCGTGAGTCAGGCGGGGTTCTGCTGGGCAAGACGACCATGCCGGATTACGGGATGCTGACGTCCGGGCTGTCGAGTTTCCACACCGCGTCACGGAATCCGTGGGACACCACGCGCACGCCCGGCGGTTCGAGCGCCGGCGCCGGTTCGGCGGCCGCCGCCGGCTACGGCCCGCTGCACGTCGGCACCGACATCGGCGGCTCTATCCGGCTGCCCGCCGGATGGTGCGGTCTGGTCGGGCTGAAGCCGAGTTTCGGCCGGGTGCCGGTGGATCCGCCGTTCCTCGGCCGCGTCGCCGGGCCGATGACGCGCACGGTGGCCGACACCGCGCTGCTGATGAGCGTTCTGTCCGGTGTGGACGGTCGCGATCACCTCTCGCTGCCGCCGTCTTCACTCGACTGGATGGCGCTTTCGGCCGAGGTCAAAGGACTGCGGATCGGGCTGCACCTCGACCCGGGCGTCGGCCTCCCGGTCTCACCGGAGACGATCAGCGCCGTAACCGAAGCCGCGCGGCTGTTCGAGGCCGCGGGTGCGGTCGTGGAGCCGGTTTCGCCGTTCCTGCGCCGTGAAATGCTCGACGGGCTCGACACCTTCTGGCGCGTCCGCGCCTGGTCGGACATGTCGGCACTGCCCGGCGAACGCCGCGCGAAGGTCCTGCCGTACATCGCGGACTGGGCCGCCGGCGGTGCCGACGTCAGCGGTGTCGAGGCCTACCGCGGCTTCGCGCAGATCGACGCCATCGCCGTCGCGACGCTGCGCGAGACCGAACGTTTCGACGTCGTCCTGTCGCCGACCTGCCCTGTCCCGGCCCCACCCGCGGAGTGGCCTTCCCCGACCAACGACCCGCGCCGCCCGTTCGAGCACATCGCGTTCACCGTGCCGTACAACATGTCCGGCCAGCCCTCGGTCTCGATCAACTGCGGCCACACGAGCGACGATCAGCCCATCGGCCTCCAGATCAGTGGCCGCCGCTTCGCCGACCTCGACGTCCTTCGCGCCGCTGCCGCCTACGAAACCCTTCGCCCCACCCCGCGCCCCTGGCCCTGA